Within the Bradyrhizobium ottawaense genome, the region CAGAGAGTAACCTTGGTCTCCTGCATATTCGTCGCAGGATCGTATCCGTAGGTGGTGATCGTGTTCGCACTCTCGCCGAGCACGATCGGATCGGTGCCCTTCGGGTAGTTGCCACGAAGATCCTTACCCGCGAGCCAACCGCCGAAGTGGAAGGGCATCCAGGCAACGCCCTTGCCGACACGCTCGGTGACGAGCGCTTTCATCCTGGCCCGGGAATTGTTCTCGGCGCCCGTGACCCAAACCCAGCCGCCGTCCTTGATACCGCGCTCGGCGGCATCGGCCGGGCTGATCTCGATAAACATGTCCTGCTGCAATTCGGCCAGCCACGGATTGGTGCGCGTCTCCTCGCCGCCGCCCTCATATTCGACGAGACGTCCCGAGGAGAGGATGAGCGGAAACTGCTTGGCGATCCCCTTCTCCACGGCTGCCTTCTGTACGGAGAAACCTATGTTGGGTATTCGGAACTGCTTGGCATCCGGCAAGGTCGGATATTTGGAGACGAGATCGACGCGTGGCGTGTAGATCGGCTCGCGGTGAACCGGAACGGGATCCGGCAGTCCGAACGCATTCATGCGCGCCTTTCCGTTGCCGTATGGCACGCAGCCATGCTTCAGCGCGACGCGCTGGATGCCTCCGGAAAGATCGAGCGACCAGGACACCGTATCGGGGTTGGCGGGACTGATCTTCGTGATCGTGGCCATTTCGGCCTCGGTGAGATCCGTGTCCCAGCCGAGCTTCTTCAGGCTCGCCAGGGTGAATTCCGGATAGCCGTCCTTGATATCGGAGTCCTTCGAATAGGAGCCGTCGGCGAGCAGGCTGACCTTGCGCGTGGTGCCGTCGGGAAGCTTCTCCTCGCGCTCGATGCCGAAACGGGGCCGGAACGTCCCGCCTCCGTCCATCACCGGGAGATTGGTGTTGTAGAGTAACGGCGTGCCGGGGTGCCGCACTTCGGGCGAGCCCCAGCACGGCCAGGGCAGACCATAATAGTCACCGCCGACTTCAGGATCGTCCTTGGGCGCCCGCATCGTCAGCATGTCGAACTTGGCCTGGTTCTTCATATGCGCCTTGAGGCGCTCCGGCGACTGCCCGCAATAGCCGGTCGACCAGCTGCCGCGGTTCATCTCGCGGAGCACATCTTCCGCTTCAGGCAGATTGTTCTCGACCTTGATGTTCTTGAACATCTGATCGGCGAAGCCGAATTTCTTCGCCATCAGATAGATGATCTCCAGGTCGTCCTTCGACTCAAAGATCGGCTTGACGATCTGCTCGCCCCATTGCAACGAACGGTTCGAGGCGACGCGCGAACCTTTGCACTCGAACTGCGTGGCAACCGGAAGGATGTAGACGCCGTCCTTGCGCCCGGCCTCTACGGCAAGCGATGCCCAGGTGGTCGGATGCGGGTCCGCGATCACGAGCAATTCGAGCGCCTTCAGACCGTTCAGGGATTCGGGAATGCGGGTGATGCTGTTGCTGGCGTGTCCCTGCACGAACACCGCCCGCACATTGTCCTTCTGCGCGACCTGATCTTTCGGCAACGTCACCGCCTCGAACCAGCGCGTGAGCGGGATGCCGGGGGTTTCCATGGTCTGCTTGGATTCGAAGTGCGACTTCAGGAAGTCATAGTCGACCTCCCAAACCCGAGACCAGTGCTTCCAGGCGCCCTCCGCCAGACCGTAATAGAACGGCAGCGTGACGATATCGAGCCCGACGTCGGTTGCTCCCTGTACATTGTCGTGGCCACGGAAGATGTTGGCGCCCATGCCCTCTCCGCCGACATTGCCGGTCAGCAAAAGCAGGATGCAACTCGCCCGCACGTTGGCGGTGCCGACGGTCTTCTGGGTCTGGCCCATGGCCCAGATCAGCGTTGACGGCTTCTCCGTGGCGAACGTCTTGGCGACGCGCTTGAGCTGTTCGCCCGGAATGCCGCTCACACGCTCGACTTCTTCCGGATTCCATTTCTCGACTTCCTTGCGGAGATCGTCGAAACCGTAGACGCGCTGCTTGATGAACTCCTTGTCCTCCCACCCGTTTTGGAGGATGTGCCACATCATGCCATAGAGCACCGGGATATCGGTGCCCGGCCGCATCCGCACATATTCGGTCGCGTGGGCCGCGGTGCGCGTCAGGCGGGGGTCGATGACGATAAAGTTGGCCTTTTGGAGTTCCTTGCCCTCGAGCAGATGCTGCAACGATACCGGATGCGCCTCGGCCGGATTGCCGCCCATGATCATCTGGGTCTTGGCATTGCGGATATCGTTGAAGCTGTTGGTCATCGCGCCGTAGCCCCAGGTATTGGCCACGCCGGTAACGGTGGTCGAATGGCAGATACGCGCCTGATGGTCGGTGTTGTTGGTGCCCCAGAATGCGCCGAGCTTGCGGAACAGATACGCGCCTTCATTGGTCATCTTGGCCGAGCCGAGCCAATAGACGGAATCTGCGCTCGATTTCTCGCGAATCTGCAACAGCTTGTCGCCGATCTCGTTGACCGCGGTATCCCAGGAGACGCGGGTCCATTTGCCGTCCACAAGCTTCATCGGATAGCGAAGCCTTCGGTCGCTGTGGACGAGCTCGCGCACCGAGGCGCCCTTGGCGCAATGTGAGCCACGATTGATCGGCGACGCCCAGCTCGGCTCCTGTCCGATCCAGACGCCGTTGAGGACCTCCGCCGTCACGGTGCAGCCGACGGAGCAATGCGTGCACACGCTCTTGCGGACGGTCGCCCCCGAGGTGAGTGGACCGGCCATTGCCGCTTCCGCTTGGCGCACGCTACCGACCGGCAGCGTGCTCAGTGCGGCGAGACCGCCGCCGACGAGGCCCGATCGACGCAGGAAGGCACGGCGGTCAAGACCGCCGCCTTGCGCCGAAAGCGACTCGGCGATCGATCCGCGGGATTGCGCTTCGGAACGCTGGCGTTGTGTTCGCTTGATCAGCACGGCCGCCTCCCTCAAGCAGGATAACGATTGACGCGGTAGTACTCCTTCACGTCATCGGTCTCCCGATAGCGCGCCTTTCGTTTCTCATCCTCGCTCTCGCTGTCCGCCTGCGCGGATGAGATCAGCGGCGTCGCCAGCGTCGCCCCGGCCCCCACCGTGCCGACGCCGACCTTGCGCAGGAAGTCACGCCGACCGAACTTCGCTTCCTTTTCGTTGCTCATCGCATCTCTCCCGGACTATCCGCCTCAGGTCAGTTCGCGATCGTAAATGCCTCAGCCTCGATTTCCATAAACAGACGGCCGAGCGCGCCGACCGACCGATAGAATCTTGCGTTCTCCGCAGTCTCCATGTCGGCAAACAGACGGCCCATCCACGGCGACACATGTTTCTCGAAGAAGGCGCGCTGCGCGTCCGCCGACGCATCGAACCGCCCCTCGGCAAGGCCCGCCATGATTTCGCACAGTGTCGCCGCGTGATCCTCGGGCTCGAAATTGTCCTCGACGCGCTCGATGCCGAGTGCTGCGAGGTCATCGCGCAGGCGCGACAGTGGACGCGCGTTGAGAAAGCCGGTCAGATAATAGGATGCATAGGGCAACAACTCGCCACGCCCAAGGCCGACGAAGAGATCCGAATATTCGCGTTTGACGTCAGACGCGATGGCCCTCGATGCGGCCTCCGCCACGGCGGCGTGGGCACGTCCAAGTCGCGTCGCATTGTCGGAGAGCCGGGCGATCTGGTCGAGCAATGCCTTCGGCGGTGCCGATGACAGCAAGGCGGCGAGCAGCGCATATTCCTGGCCGCGCGCGGCATCGACGGGATCGTCCGGCATGGCGCTTTCGCCATAGAGATCGGGCCGCAATTCCACGCGCGATACGCCGCTCGCCGTTTCGACGGCAATCACTCGCTGGGCAGGTACTCGGCTCCAGTTCGATACCGACGGCTGCGCAACGCCGATTTTGCGGGCCAGCTGAGCTACACCGCCTGCCGCATCGATAGCACGAGTAAGGCCCGCATCGCGCAACTGGACCTCCCATCCCTGGTGCCAAAGCGCTCATTTTTGAACTATTCAAAGACTAGACCTCGGCGGGGAACCGGTCAATTGATCGCATAGCCTGAGGCTATCGCGTTTGGTCGGGGCTAACGCGGCAACGCACCTCCATGGGTGCGGCGCCCCTTCGTGCCGTCGCTGCTCGCGACTTCGTCGGGCGTTTCCGATTGCACCGCAGCAAGAGCTTCAGGCAATTCGCGGGTCGAAGCTTCATCGGAAGCGCCGTGCGCGGAAATCGCCTCCGGCTGCTGCGGCGGCGTGCGCTCGGAATCGTCCGGTTGTCGGCTGCTGCCCTGCCCGGCCGGTGCATCCACAAGGTTCTCGGCAACGCTGCGCGCGCTGCCGATGACGCGGCCGATCAGGGCCTGAAGTTGCTCCGCTGAGCAATCCAGCGGCCCGAAACCCGGCATCGCATTTGGATCGTTGAAGTCCCACGCGTTCTCCGCGAGGCCTATGAAGTCGCGGATCGCGGGATCGGCGCTCCAGGCGCGGCGAAGCGCCGCACGGCTCAATTCCTGGGGAATGCCCTTGCGCAGGAACGCCGTGATGTCGGTCGCCGCGTCAATCGAATCGATCGGCGGCAGGCTCGCCAGATCCACTGCCTCCGGCGCGGGATCTACCGCCGCAGCCGGCGGCGGTGCTGCAAGCTGCGGCTCGGCCTGCGGGGATGGCAGTGAGGCGTCGGCAGCGCCCCTCGCCTCCCGCTTGCGGCGGGACCAGCGCGCAAGGAATTCCTCGTCGCTCATTCGTGACCACCTTCATGCGTGCGCCGTGCCAGCGCCTCCGGATCGGCGCGGCGCCGCTCGCGTTTGACGAACTCCCGTTCGACGTGGTGCTCGGCAATGAAACTTTCAATCGTTTCGCGCAGCGCTTCCGGCATCGGCACCGCCTCGACCAGATTGGTCCCCGACTCGGTGAACGCCTCGCCTTCCGCCGGATCGGCGGTGACAGCCGAGACCACATAGGGCCAGGCGCCTTCGGAAGGACTTAAGACAATCCAGATGCCGGGGCTGCCGGACGCCATGTTCTCGCGATAACGCTCCGTTTCGGAGCGGTAGAGATCGACCACTGCACGACCGGCATAATATAGCGTCGCCTCGTATTGCTCGCGCAGCACCGTCCACGGCGCCATCTCCGGCTCGTCGGGCAACACGCCGACGCCGCGCCAGACGAAATCGATCCAGGGCGAATCCGCCTTGCGGCGCTCGACCACGACGCCCACCGGAATGCGCAGCAAGGGAACGGCGGCGGGACTCAAGTTGCAGCCTCCAGATGCTTGATCGGCAATCCCGTCAGGAGATTCTGCGGCTTCATCCGCAAGCTTTGATCCGATGAGAGCGCCATGATGAGATATACCGGCTCCTGCCCGACAGCATCGGCGAGCACCGCGGGATCGGAAAAGTCGAGATGGAACAGCGCCAGCAGGCGTCCCGCGGTCCTCTCGTCGAGCGTTTCGCCATGCCAGAGGCGGTCGCCAATACGCGTGCCTTCCGCGTCTAAACCAACATACCAGCTGAGCTTTGCGTCGCGCAATTGGCTCAGAGGCTCGATCACGACCTCGATCCCGAGCAAGTGGGAAACCCAGCGTCTCATCGCCTCGCCGAGCGCTTTCGCGACCCTCCGGCCCTCGCCAAGATCGAGCCCCAGGTCGAAATGATCGCTGCGTTGCCAATAGCTGTCGGCGTTCTCGTCCGACAGGATATCGATTTGGGCCTCATTGGGTGCGTCCAGCATCGACATCAACGACAGCACCGGCGTCGGACTGAGCCCGCCAAGGACTTCCTCATCGCCGAGCAGCAACAAGCGCTCGTGCGGTATGATGCGCTGCGGCCGGAAGAACAATTCGGCCGCGCGCAGCACGAACGGGTCGTCGCAGCCGTCCAGCGCGTTGCGCAGGATCACGTGGACGAGTTGGTTGACGAACAGCGGCGGCAGATGGATGGCACCGGAACGGACCAGCGCAAGATAGGCGGCCTCCAGCGTCGGATGGCGCAGCAGGAGGTCACGAAATGCCAGCACGAATTGCCAGTTCTCCCTGGCATCGGCGTCGGCCATCTCAGCAACTTCCTGCGCGCCGACCGGCCGACGCGGATCGGCGAGCAATTCCCGGTGCAGCCTCAGTTCAATGGCGCAGGCGTCCGCCGGCGGCATCAGTTCGGGACGCGCGAAATAGGCTTTCAGATACTCGTCGGTGACCATCAGCCCGCCGTTCGGATTGCGGTCGAGCAGATGGTGGCCGCAGGATATCCAGAAGTCCTTCATCGGCGCTCCGGCTCCGTGCTCAGGTCAGCAATATTGACGTGTCCGTCAGGCTCGGTGTCGTCTTCAACCTCCATGAACGAGAAGGCCTTGCTGTGTCGCTGCCCTTCGCGCAGTCGCAGCCTGCGGAATGATTCCCGCACCTCGCCGTCACCAGCCGAGCGATGGACCGCAACGAGCGTGCTGACCGGATGGGTGCAGAGCTGCTCCGCAAAGGCGACTTCTTCCTCCGCCGCGAGGCGCGCACTTGCAAGATCCGGCGCGCCGAACCGCTCCATCAGCTGTGTGGACAGAAGTTCCACCAGCGTCCGCCGATCATCCTCCGTGGCGTGCACGATCTGCACCAGGGTCGACCAGCCCCAAGACCGCACGCCGAGAAAGCCGCTGCGAAAGGCCACGCGGTCCTTGCCCGTCAGCATGGCCGGGTCGCGGTCGCAGAAGCGGAACGCGCCCGACACCGCCCATTCGCCGGGTTCGGCGGCCACGTCGAACACGAAAGTGTCGGACGGATCGAGCGCGATGGTGCGCAGCAGCTTCACGGCCACGGTCCTCCTGTCTGTGGATCGAACCAGGAAGGCGTGGCCAGCGCCTTTACGAGCTCGCATCGTTCCGTGTTGCCGGTATCGACGCGATGCAACAGGAGATCGCCGTTGTCATCGATCCGGCGGCTGACCTGCCGCTCACGCGCCGTCCTGCCGAGATATTCGCGCGCCACCGCTTCGAAGCCGTCAGACTGCCAAAGGTCGGTCACCACCATCAGATGCCGGGAAAAGCTTTCCGTCACCTGAACGGCGCCGGCATCGCCAAAGCCCTCCTGCTCCAGCGCGGAGGAAAGCGGATGGATGCCGGGTTCGGCATCGGTCACCGAGACGGTCCGGATCATGGCGCCGAACACCAGCCAGCGCGGCGGCTCATCCTCCGGCGCCGCGGACGGCCAGCCGAGCCGTCCGCCGCCGACGAGACCGCCATCGATACGGATCGCATCCGGCCAGTCGATGGTCACGGGCTTGTTCGGCGGCGCATAGGCGCGGAGCGCATCGGTCAAGGCCACCATGCCGGCGTAGAAGGCGCGGCGCGCGCGGCGCAGGGGCTCGTCGGGTTCGAGCACCACCGCGAACTCGGCAAGGTCAAAGCGCCCGACATAGACCAGCGTGCCGGCTCCGCTCGCGTCTGCGAGGCCGAGCGCATGGTTGAAGGCGTCACCGCTTTCACGCAGCCGCACCAGACGATAGGGCGGCGGCAAAACGAGCGGCCCCGATACGAACGCATGCGTACGCAAAATCGGCGACAGGTGGTCCTCCCATTTCCCTTTCTTCCCTATTTGGAATAAATATACGAGCAGGACGGTCGGCGCGAGTCCGCTCGCCGCCGCTCCGTTAGTCTTTAGGAGTGCGTAGCCAGGCATGGCCCATCCACCAAAGACGATCCTGATGTGCTCGTGCGAGGACACGATGCGACTCGATCCGGCTGCGGTTCAGCGTGGATGCCGCAACAGCGAGATCGCCACGTTCCGCCAGCTCTGTCGCGCCGAACTCGATCAGTTTCGCAACGCGGCAAAGGCGGGGGGATCACTGGCAGTCGGCTGCACCCAAGAGGTCGCGCGCTTCACCGAGGAGGCCGGCGAACGCCCGGAGCGGATCGATTTCGTCAACATTCGGGAAACCGCTGGCTGGTCCAGCGAAGGGAGCGCGGCGGGACCGAAGATGGCGGCGCTGCTTGCCGCCGCGGCCGAGACGGCCCCCGATTTCCCGCTCGTCACGCTCTCGAGCGAGGGCGTGATCCTGATTTATGGCCGCGACGAGCGCGCGATCGAAGCCGGCGGGCTGCTGGCCGATCATCTCGACGTGACCGTGATGATCCGCCGGCCGACGCAGATCGAACCGCCGGCTGCGACCTCGTTCCC harbors:
- a CDS encoding formate dehydrogenase subunit alpha; translated protein: MLIKRTQRQRSEAQSRGSIAESLSAQGGGLDRRAFLRRSGLVGGGLAALSTLPVGSVRQAEAAMAGPLTSGATVRKSVCTHCSVGCTVTAEVLNGVWIGQEPSWASPINRGSHCAKGASVRELVHSDRRLRYPMKLVDGKWTRVSWDTAVNEIGDKLLQIREKSSADSVYWLGSAKMTNEGAYLFRKLGAFWGTNNTDHQARICHSTTVTGVANTWGYGAMTNSFNDIRNAKTQMIMGGNPAEAHPVSLQHLLEGKELQKANFIVIDPRLTRTAAHATEYVRMRPGTDIPVLYGMMWHILQNGWEDKEFIKQRVYGFDDLRKEVEKWNPEEVERVSGIPGEQLKRVAKTFATEKPSTLIWAMGQTQKTVGTANVRASCILLLLTGNVGGEGMGANIFRGHDNVQGATDVGLDIVTLPFYYGLAEGAWKHWSRVWEVDYDFLKSHFESKQTMETPGIPLTRWFEAVTLPKDQVAQKDNVRAVFVQGHASNSITRIPESLNGLKALELLVIADPHPTTWASLAVEAGRKDGVYILPVATQFECKGSRVASNRSLQWGEQIVKPIFESKDDLEIIYLMAKKFGFADQMFKNIKVENNLPEAEDVLREMNRGSWSTGYCGQSPERLKAHMKNQAKFDMLTMRAPKDDPEVGGDYYGLPWPCWGSPEVRHPGTPLLYNTNLPVMDGGGTFRPRFGIEREEKLPDGTTRKVSLLADGSYSKDSDIKDGYPEFTLASLKKLGWDTDLTEAEMATITKISPANPDTVSWSLDLSGGIQRVALKHGCVPYGNGKARMNAFGLPDPVPVHREPIYTPRVDLVSKYPTLPDAKQFRIPNIGFSVQKAAVEKGIAKQFPLILSSGRLVEYEGGGEETRTNPWLAELQQDMFIEISPADAAERGIKDGGWVWVTGAENNSRARMKALVTERVGKGVAWMPFHFGGWLAGKDLRGNYPKGTDPIVLGESANTITTYGYDPATNMQETKVTLCQIAAA
- a CDS encoding twin-arginine translocation signal domain-containing protein → MSNEKEAKFGRRDFLRKVGVGTVGAGATLATPLISSAQADSESEDEKRKARYRETDDVKEYYRVNRYPA
- a CDS encoding molecular chaperone TorD family protein, with translation MRDAGLTRAIDAAGGVAQLARKIGVAQPSVSNWSRVPAQRVIAVETASGVSRVELRPDLYGESAMPDDPVDAARGQEYALLAALLSSAPPKALLDQIARLSDNATRLGRAHAAVAEAASRAIASDVKREYSDLFVGLGRGELLPYASYYLTGFLNARPLSRLRDDLAALGIERVEDNFEPEDHAATLCEIMAGLAEGRFDASADAQRAFFEKHVSPWMGRLFADMETAENARFYRSVGALGRLFMEIEAEAFTIAN
- a CDS encoding DUF3306 domain-containing protein, whose protein sequence is MSDEEFLARWSRRKREARGAADASLPSPQAEPQLAAPPPAAAVDPAPEAVDLASLPPIDSIDAATDITAFLRKGIPQELSRAALRRAWSADPAIRDFIGLAENAWDFNDPNAMPGFGPLDCSAEQLQALIGRVIGSARSVAENLVDAPAGQGSSRQPDDSERTPPQQPEAISAHGASDEASTRELPEALAAVQSETPDEVASSDGTKGRRTHGGALPR
- a CDS encoding DUF3305 domain-containing protein, translated to MSPAAVPLLRIPVGVVVERRKADSPWIDFVWRGVGVLPDEPEMAPWTVLREQYEATLYYAGRAVVDLYRSETERYRENMASGSPGIWIVLSPSEGAWPYVVSAVTADPAEGEAFTESGTNLVEAVPMPEALRETIESFIAEHHVEREFVKRERRRADPEALARRTHEGGHE
- a CDS encoding DUF6352 family protein; protein product: MKDFWISCGHHLLDRNPNGGLMVTDEYLKAYFARPELMPPADACAIELRLHRELLADPRRPVGAQEVAEMADADARENWQFVLAFRDLLLRHPTLEAAYLALVRSGAIHLPPLFVNQLVHVILRNALDGCDDPFVLRAAELFFRPQRIIPHERLLLLGDEEVLGGLSPTPVLSLMSMLDAPNEAQIDILSDENADSYWQRSDHFDLGLDLGEGRRVAKALGEAMRRWVSHLLGIEVVIEPLSQLRDAKLSWYVGLDAEGTRIGDRLWHGETLDERTAGRLLALFHLDFSDPAVLADAVGQEPVYLIMALSSDQSLRMKPQNLLTGLPIKHLEAAT
- a CDS encoding DUF6505 family protein is translated as MKLLRTIALDPSDTFVFDVAAEPGEWAVSGAFRFCDRDPAMLTGKDRVAFRSGFLGVRSWGWSTLVQIVHATEDDRRTLVELLSTQLMERFGAPDLASARLAAEEEVAFAEQLCTHPVSTLVAVHRSAGDGEVRESFRRLRLREGQRHSKAFSFMEVEDDTEPDGHVNIADLSTEPERR
- a CDS encoding biotin/lipoate--protein ligase family protein; this translates as MPPPYRLVRLRESGDAFNHALGLADASGAGTLVYVGRFDLAEFAVVLEPDEPLRRARRAFYAGMVALTDALRAYAPPNKPVTIDWPDAIRIDGGLVGGGRLGWPSAAPEDEPPRWLVFGAMIRTVSVTDAEPGIHPLSSALEQEGFGDAGAVQVTESFSRHLMVVTDLWQSDGFEAVAREYLGRTARERQVSRRIDDNGDLLLHRVDTGNTERCELVKALATPSWFDPQTGGPWP